A window from Zingiber officinale cultivar Zhangliang chromosome 7A, Zo_v1.1, whole genome shotgun sequence encodes these proteins:
- the LOC122001460 gene encoding DNA ligase 1-like yields the protein MSRCFPFPPPGYEKKTRSDQLDSLAEEKRKEKKHKKEKKEKREGKEKKEKHRSKEKHKEKKDRKEKHKDKKKKDKDKDKSRSQNDRPDKESQTSHAEVLGDCSHKPEEINHSKFKEELDRRIKDEQKVATSTKVENFYSPIQKSVGSLGAATAMVKESVACHSTFSSSMVAPQRQVGCMEKPADKFNNSTHRKNEVFANTIRKEKITSDNLVQKLLSTGQRGNGVMSLPTENSAGSLYRRFEGLSSTTSIESDNRKSDKVPFNSSTVQRTSNGMGQSTQSLSAPKNVNSISLPLKMEGRADAGKSIANKGHMVAKRIDGISQPVEKDADTKSKEEKAKNKEREADVNREEKYKDRDRGKKVKDKHKHKDKEKEKAKVKEKSEHLKDQNEPSEDRKKSQPDILKLKPLGPQTYNSKNHLIDGNIKKRKETDKNGFLDDTNLRPNKVQRTNCSPHLHEENGRTLGSSWIAVPSLKPEATGNKLPTKAVGQNQQMINGISKAQPSSAGLMYPVAVEMNITSKVRASPHPDSVFLEQLYTIPKVDEYPEHDNQEWLFSSHHAQKPKAKLEASEVPHVWSEAMRIELADIVALPYVVPF from the exons ATGTCTCGCTGTTTCCCATTTCCACCACCAGGATATGAAAAGAAGACGAGGAGCGACCAATTAGACTCACTAGCCGAG GAGAAACGCAAAGAGAAGAAGcataaaaaggagaagaaggaaaagagagaaggtaaagagaaaaaagagaaaCATCGAAGTAAAGAAAAGCACAAGGAGAAGAAAGATCGAAAAGAAAAGCACAAAGACAAGAAAAAAAAGGATAAAGACAAGGATAAAAGCAGGTCACAGAATGATAGGCCTGACAAAGAGAGTCAGACTTCCCATGCAGAAGTGCTTGGAGACTGCAGCCATAAACCTGAGGAGATCAATCATTCTAAGTTTAAGGAGGAGTTGGACAGGAGGATCAAAGATGAACAAAAGGTGGCAACAAGCACAAAGGTTGAGAACTTCTACAGCCCAATCCAAAAAAGTGTTGGCAGCTTGGGTGCTGCAACTGCAATGGTTAAAGAAAGTGTTGCATGTCATAGTACATTTTCATCCTCCATGGTTGCTCCGCAAAGGCAAGTTGGTTGCATGGAAAAGCCAGCTGACAAATTTAATAATTCAACTCACAGAAAAAATGAGGTCTTTGCAAATACCATACGAAAGGAAAAAATTACAAGTGATAACTTGGTACAGAAGCTCCTTAGTACTGGACAAAGAGGAAATGGCGTCATGTCACTACCAACGGAAAATTCAGCAGGCTCTCTTTATAGAAGATTTGAAGGCCTATCCTCTACAACTTCTATCGAGAGTGATAATCGCAAGAGTGATAAAGTTCCCTTTAATTCCAGTACGGTACAAAGAACAAGTAATGGAATGGGACAATCAACACAAAGCCTTTCTGCTCCCAAAAATGTCAACTCAATTAGCCTTCCACTTAAGATGGAAGGAAGAGCAGATGCTGGCAAAAGTATTGCTAACAAGGGCCATATGGTTGCAAAAAGAATTGATGGGATCAGTCAACCAGTGGAGAAGGATGCAGATACCAAGAGCAAGGAAGAGAAAGCAAAGAACAAAGAGAGAGAAGCTGATGTTAATAGAGAAGAGAAATACAAGGACAGGGATCGTGGTAAGAAGGTCAAGGATAAACACAAGCATAaggacaaagaaaaagaaaaggcaaaagtaaaagagaaatctGAACATCTCAAGGACCAAAATGAACCTAGTGAAGACAGGAAGAAGAGTCAGCCGGATATTCTCAAACTAAAGCCTTTAGGCCCTCAAACATATAATTCAAAGAATCATCTTATCGATGGCAATatcaagaagaggaaggaaactgATAAAAATGGCTTTCTTGATG ACACTAATTTGCGGCCTAACAAGGTCCAAAGAACAAATTGTTCCCCTCATCTTCATGAAGAGAATGGGAGGACACTTGGGTCATCCTGGATTGCTGTTCCTTCATTAAAACCTGAAGCCACAGGTAATAAACTACCTACAAAAGCAGTAGGTCAAAACCAACAAATGATAAATGGCATCTCTAAAGCTCAGCCATCCTCAGCTGGCTTGATGTACCCAGTTGCTGTAGAAATGAACATAACCAGTAAAGTTCGTGCAAGTCCTCACCCCGATTCTGTGTTTCTCGAACAACTGTACACAATTCCCAAAGTGGATGAGTATCCTGAGCATGACAACCAGGAGTGGCTTTTCAGCAGTCATCATGCTCAAAAACCGAAGGCAAAGCTTGAAGCTAGTGAAGTTCCCCATGTTTGGTCGGAAGCTATGAGGATTGAATTAGCAGATATTGTGGCTTTGCCGTATGTTGTTCCTTTTTGA